The window GTCGACAAGACGCTTCCCGATCCCGCTCCCACGGCCCTCGGGCGCGACAGCAAGATAGGTCAACTCCGGGGCCCGAGGGTCGTAGCCGCCCTCGTCCGGGCCTTTGAAACTTCTTAAGAGCCATGCCAGCCCCGCGGGCTTCCTGAGAATACCGACGAGCATGCCCGCCAGCGTCCCGACCGGGTTCTTTCGTACGACGGCCTGCTTCAGCATGTCGGGGCGCGTGGATCCAAGAACGAAGCCGCGAACCTCCCCTTCAAACACGTACACGAAGGCGGCGGCCGTTCCCGCCCTGGCGCAACCGGCGTAGAAGGCGCGAGCGGCCGCTCCCCCCAACTTCGAAAGCAAGCCGGTGAGCGTAGCGCAGTGAAGCCTCGCGACCTGATTCACGTGCTCCGGGCCGAAGGGAACGATCATCGCCGGTTCGACCGTTCCCGCGCGAGCTGCCCGAAGGTCGTGAGCGTCCACC is drawn from Acidobacteriota bacterium and contains these coding sequences:
- a CDS encoding GNAT family N-acetyltransferase, whose translation is MIVPFGPEHVNQVARLHCATLTGLLSKLGGAAARAFYAGCARAGTAAAFVYVFEGEVRGFVLGSTRPDMLKQAVVRKNPVGTLAGMLVGILRKPAGLAWLLRSFKGPDEGGYDPRAPELTYLAVAPEGRGSGIGKRLVDAFTLAMRDAGIPAYELSVDDDNEGAIAFYEGRGFRLIGRYREFGALHRRYLLQTALPSTDRIVST